A single region of the Lepus europaeus isolate LE1 chromosome 1, mLepTim1.pri, whole genome shotgun sequence genome encodes:
- the FZD5 gene encoding frizzled-5 yields MARPDPSAPPSLLLLLLAQLAGRAAAASKAPVCQEITVPMCRGIGYNLTHMPNQFNHDTQDEAGLEVHQFWPLVEIHCSPDLRFFLCSMYTPICLPDYHKPLPPCRSVCERAKAGCSPLMRQYGFAWPERMSCDRLPVLGRDAEVLCMDYNRSEATTAPPRRFPAKPTPAGPAGAPAAGAECAAGGPSVCKCREPFVPILKESHPLYNKVRTGQVPNCAVPCYQPSFSPDERTFATFWIGLWSVLCFISTSTTVATFLIDMERFRYPERPIIFLSACYLCVSLGFLVRLVVGHASVACSREHSHIHYETTGPALCTVVFLLVYFFGMASSIWWVILSLTWFLAAGMKWGNEAIAGYAQYFHLAAWLIPSVKSITALALSSVDGDPVAGICYVGNQNLNSLRGFVLGPLVLYLLVGTLFLLAGFVSLFRIRSVIKQGGTKTDKLEKLMIRIGIFTLLYTVPASIVVACYLYEQHYRESWEAALTCTCPGPDAGQPRAKPEYWVLMLKYFMCLVVGITSGVWIWSGKTLESWRRFTSRCCCRPRRGHKSGGAVAAAGDYAEASAALTGRTGPPGPAAAAAAAYHKQVSLSHV; encoded by the coding sequence atGGCTCGGCCTGACCCGTCCGCGCCGCcctcgctgctgctgctgctcctggcgcAGCTGGCGGGCCGGGCGGCGGCCGCCTCCAAGGCCCCGGTGTGCCAGGAAATCACGGTGCCCATGTGCCGCGGCATCGGCTATAACCTGACGCACATGCCCAACCAGTTCAACCACGACACGCAGGACGAGGCGGGCCTGGAGGTGCACCAGTTCTGGCCGCTGGTGGAGATCCACTGCTCGCCGGACCTGCGCTTCTTCCTGTGCTCCATGTACACGCCCATCTGCCTGCCGGACTACCACAAGCCGCTGCCGCCCTGCCGCTCGGTGTGCGAGCGCGCCAAGGCCGGCTGCTCGCCGCTCATGCGCCAGTACGGCTTCGCCTGGCCCGAGCGCATGAGCTGCGACCGCCTGCCCGTGCTGGGCCGCGACGCCGAGGTCCTGTGCATGGATTACAACCGCAGCGAAGCCACCACGGCGCCCCCGAGGCGCTTCCCGGCCAAGCCCACGCCCGCAGGCCCCGCGGGGGCGCCGGCCGCGGGGGCCGAGTGCGCGGCGGGCGGCCCGTCGGTGTGCAAGTGCCGCGAGCCCTTCGTGCCCATCCTGAAGGAGTCGCACCCGCTCTACAACAAGGTGCGCACGGGCCAGGTGCCCAACTGCGCGGTGCCCTGCTACCAGCCGTCTTTCAGCCCGGACGAGCGCACGTTCGCCACCTTCTGGATCGGCCTGTGGTCCGTGCTGTGCTTcatctccacctccaccaccGTGGCCACCTTCCTCATCGACATGGAGCGCTTCCGCTACCCCGAGCGCCCCATCATCTTCTTGTCGGCCTGCTACCTGTGCGTGTCGCTCGGCTTCCTGGTGCGCCTGGTCGTGGGCCACGCCAGCGTGGCCTGCAGCCGCGAGCACAGCCACATTCACTACGAGACCACGGGCCCCGCCCTGTGCACCGTCGTCTTCCTGCTCGTCTACTTCTTCGGCATGGCCAGCTCCATCTGGTGGGTCATCCTGTCGCTCACCTGGTTCCTGGCGGCCGGCATGAAGTGGGGCAACGAGGCCATCGCGGGCTACGCGCAGTACTTCCACCTGGCCGCGTGGCTCATCCCCAGCGTCAAGTCCATCACGGCGCTGGCACTGAGCTCCGTGGACGGGGACCCCGTGGCTGGCATCTGCTACGTGGGCAACCAGAACCTGAACTCGCTGCGGGGCTTCGTGCTGGGCCCGCTGGTGCTCTACCTGCTGGTGGGCACCCTCTTCCTCCTGGCGGGCTTCGTGTCGCTCTTCCGCATCCGGAGCGTCATCAAGCAGGGCGGCACCAAGACAGACAAGCTGGAGAAGCTGATGATCCGCATCGGCATCTTCACGCTGCTCTACACGGTGCCCGCCAGCATCGTGGTGGCCTGCTACCTGTACGAGCAGCACTACCGCGAGAGCTGGGAGGCGGCGCTCACCTGCACCTGCCCGGGCCCCGACGCCGGCCAGCCGCGCGCCAAGCCCGAGTACTGGGTGCTCATGCTCAAGTACTTCATGTGCCTCGTGGTGGGCATCACGTCGGGCGTCTGGATCTGGTCCGGCAAGACGCTGGAGTCGTGGCGGCGCTTCACCagccgctgctgctgccgcccGCGGCGCGGCCACAAGAGCGGCGGGGCCGTGGCCGCCGCCGGGGACTACGCCGAGGCCAGCGCCGCGCTCACCGGCAGGACCGGGCCTCCGGGccccgccgcagccgccgccgccgcctacCACAAGCAGGTGTCCCTGTCGCACGTGTAG